In Pseudoliparis swirei isolate HS2019 ecotype Mariana Trench chromosome 9, NWPU_hadal_v1, whole genome shotgun sequence, a genomic segment contains:
- the spen gene encoding msx2-interacting protein isoform X2 gives MVRETRHLWVGNLPENVREEKIIEHFKRYGRVESVKVLPKRGSEGGVAAFVDFVDIKSAQKAHNAINKMGDRDLRTDYNEPGTIPTAARGLDDSLSLGSRGRDVSGFTRAAGGTVYGPPTSLHSRDGRYERRLDGTAESRDRAYDHGVYGHHERPGSSFERQRHYEAADYYRDARERTLSAAGGTGSAASGGSGPAPPSSSSGVGGTVVGAVAAGNAGTGGSAGAAPAGSGGPTASGAAGFFRSHSRSPCRFEAPEPRYEPRAREPFTLASVVHRDLYREERGRRGERPYRHSRSRSPHSAHSRNPSPQRPASQATRPPRSHSGSGTHSRSSSSDSVSSTSSSTSGSDSSSSSSDDSPARSVQSAAVQAPSALPLSSLDKDEPRKSFGIKVQNLPVRSTDTSLKDGLFHEFKKHGKVTSVQIHGASEERYGLVFFRQQEDQEKALGASKGKLFFGMQIEVTAWNGPETESENEFRPLDERIDEFHPKATRTLFIGNLEKSTAYHDLLNIFQRFGEIVKVNGAPQYAFLQYCDIASVCKAIKKMDGEYLGNNRLKLGFGKSMPTTCVWLDGLASNTTEQFLTRHFCRYGHVVKVVFDRMKGMALILYNNIEYAQAAVKDTKGWKIGGSKIKVDFANQESQMAFYRSMQASGQDIRDLYDLLSERRDDRRTQYEFQAERQYYENVRTPGTYTEDPRRKYPARSREFYTEWDPYQADYYDPQYFEDPREYREYRADPYEQDIRKYSYLQRERERERERFETDRGRDHGRRTIERSQSPSHVAARRPASPTASPALSERIPSDTDRRICCRSSERSGSCSSISPPRFEKLEKVRTERYNKTEKLENERVFEVERPNLVEKEKWAGRKDRGDKDKSEKQRLKKLKVASPIIQACETEPEPEPALEKDVSPESVLRSKSTKVPRDGFSKGRLDLLPCVVQLTRVKEKEGKLIGQSVQEKPNLRGGSDSPRLASPPVDQRSPPFCPEPSKSDISKHVKVPRDKNMHSLVEVIDKDGKIKSKKHGKSEMGFDSSISVDIDRLAARKRRFEDSGKTARQKRTSEEDVVKPGIHKLWNNAKETDLDKNLSIKGMHKKEHHKDKCVRVVSVISPKDGRDCEVHSVGFSLEQQSRLGELPEDPTNQLDSLDLKMDLAGSKSENGSNLTKMLDDGSFNLDRLREQKPVLSENEQGKCRDSNDTDEHNVHIDQNICTKQIEPSSWLRPKLDDPDNLVKFENPVSIETHDFGKDYIMHDVSKSIQDMVNDDLSNSKRKKVENLGFEIVTVKRERNFPSSQKLNDDIYQSITPSIGDGHFCANEEDETAQISVSVINKDKKSQTKDEKCSHTESLTNSLGLTHFQSSDTELPKLKTTLLGCDEELMHRWERRIKSDSLRMDMTFPSDIAKRETIRKRLGQDLEPGEVQSDSDEDGENKHISPKSSSSLSFILGERDERMTDLKLSGSLEKNKFYSFALDKTITPDTKALLERAKTLYSSREDNWSFLPSRFPTSHSGSDKDKVELAPRPIPSWYMKKKKIRTDSVEKLQDKKEDLKPQDQERQNLFASRFLHSSIFEQDTRRLQHLERKDQALETRVSNKPFAKPGATEAQPESGVGDMPQEPIVLFHSRFLELQQQKDKDHTPPDFENDLIVVEIKREEGQNSDNVLSDKESEPVQKVEHKSASPPLTMSASPFAFAPKEKSLPEKKECLTPPSDPPVSFVKEEKVEPVFELSPSYSFSQEDFKPGAPKLTITLPEKEMETKAELIEPKANIGDSLAGVHNPLVENKSHTFSASLSGLLRESAELTYSDYLKIEEKTEINKMEPKIENQESKHSEESQKMETDREATMPELEAEIIPLPNRRQPKSKRAKPLSVLRIAQPSQIVAAEKPATRKSERIDREKLKRASSPRAEAPKASVECKATSKSPIHASDSEQNLESNLIHGRTRRRNVRSVYATLHEDDPAGKEVVEPARSMRKRGADKEPIQQDVPIPHTNARRGRPPKRGIKRGEDASPVKGVQKMIEESTEVKETTTNVEVMKATLKVQQTQLIYPAPVNKKGGRIDKQSRSPSEMAEQDDPSSHDESELDPKADSELFVKLSEKVENQSSQLHKREKDLTDYGGKKSTDGDIEKLDITSSEKRQQPEKNVKMKTPRLKRNTKQVTDDKSLSLKNLEIRVSVDDVKGLLRSGDNELESFEVPTITQTKTVVKENEETNSIGFLKECEDLDTEDQEDNLSEPELPANPATLLARQMELEQAVENIAKFTVEQLPRPYKAPPSEPPIILPPVIVEPEAEVEEKRPYPASETELAAAIDSITAEETCAETEGFTAPPTYTGRIPTPESLSSSSSNEIMDPETHMVINNILAADSDNGTMTPTPKGLIAQTKAAKNASLLETSKKTSRVRAKTLKKTRSRKGAVNKKGDTAEEVSQPEPSPVKLPESIPKDSETKNSKAATVTAGATAVASVVTAVATCRRDVTSAITVDTPKEAEQPEVEQRVPKESAFHSGTSNISSSKKQSRAEEPSTPTLAPARTQPVSHFSVPLMRPAKIKLLPDWPPRTEDSRIYVAPSCHVTVVTPSPPQSIARGTPSINPPMPPDTKASDVDPSSSTLRKILMEPKYVSAPNSNSIPTTMVTSVLSDPSRMSENENPSDIVGSRQLHPEERPHLPPLPIHHKPFPLTESQQNCGEKIQHTVISPVTSVISRIPMPYDTEETPRISLSNRNTGLSIPKQKCRSNSNENNRYHGMDIIEDTTRGRSVVETTPYSTGTSPGLRVNTSEGVVVLSYSGQKTEGPHRMRAKISQIPQASAGDIEFQQSVVKSTIKQDPLITSSQSATPKVTPTPTVYGHTGVLLTNTSYNSQPIISSMKQEVIGCDKSEAPYHTTSQGGVVKMYQQPVSSPQVLMYNHAVIQQQHGNRGLGSEPLPKKMDINKAVQQSNLSPVMSPHHPSLSGTRMSPSPTIPTDRSALHLKQEPHSPRTAVHSPSHFVKACPPSSSPRGTSVVPGHGVPPISTYHSGMHHPHSEQSSVIIQPHSVTHEARMNIPPMSGINYGRRGDSLSSSHPGPPQRSNTPQPNVIRDLVLQSHSSPQRSVSGSGGSSASEEDARHFNQAPSRTSVPQLQSDVRMIHSDHRGLHPSIRMDQYRDMHQRILMHQQLGEQATVEARQSRTSETGTSSSNISGPSKSPIVGKTIDLSAKESIKPPEGKLIHPPSNESRIRGVHASSPVLVSPHPLGVQLIHPVGAGSFPVCRDMRGFPSQFPGHQSSGHNLANQGMTSSQVSPEPELGHRGKMSQSHVGGSGSKPESSHLRHSTSTELSHISRISRDTVSPSYQSPMSSPMSLTHKPDLSLQKGPTAFLPSPMPALPPSSSLHSRHDAKLEHSGHRSVNMVQLLTKYPIVWQGLLALKNDQAAVQLHFVSGNTILAQRSLPPTEGGPLLRIVQRMRLEASQLDSVARRMTVENDYCLLLALPCGRDQEDVLGQTQALKSGFITYLQAKQAAGIINVPNPGSNQPAYVVQIFPPCEFSESHLSRLAPDLLNSISSISPHLMIVIASV, from the exons ATGGTCCGGGAAACCAGACATCTATGGGTGGGAAATCTTCCCGAAAATGTGCGAGAGGAAAAAATCATTGAGCACTTCAAGCG ATATGGACGCGTGGAGAGCGTCAAGGTGCTGCCCAAGCGCGGCTCGGAAGGCGGAGTCGCGGCCTTTGTGGATTTTGTGGACATTAAAAGCGCTCAGAAGGCTCATAACGCTATCAACAAGATGGGGGACAGAGACCTGCGCACTGATTACAATGAACCGGGCACAATCCCCACTGCGGCGAGGGGGCTGGACGATAGTCTGTCCTTAGGCTCTCGTGGCCGGGACGTATCAGGGTTCACGAGGGCGGCAGGGGGGACCGTGTATGGCCCCCCCACGTCGCTCCACAGCAGAGACGGACGCTATGAACGCAGACTAGACGG GACGGCTGAGAGTCGGGATCGGGCGTACGACCACGGTGTCTACGGACATCACGAGCGTCCCGGCAGCAGCTTCGAACGCCAGCGGCACTACGAAGCGGCCGACTACTACCGCGACGCGCGGGAGAGGACTCTGAGCGCGGCCGGGGGCACCGGGTCCGCCGCCTCCGGCGGAAGCGGTCCGGCGCCGCCGTCGTCCTCATCGGGAGTCGGCGGGACTGTCGTCGGCGCCGTCGCCGCCGGCAACGCGGGAACGGGCGGATCGGCGGGGGCGGCGCCGGCGGGAAGCGGAGGGCCCACTGCCTCCGGCGCGGCGGGCTTCTTCCGCTCCCACAGCAGGAGCCCGTGTCGCTTCGAGGCGCCGGAGCCTCGCTACGAGCCTCGCGCCCGGGAACCTTTCACTTTGGCCAGCGTGGTGCACCGGGACCTTtacagggaggagaggggtCGGCGCGGCGAGCGGCCGTACCGCCACAGTCGCAGCCGGTCGCCGCACTCCGCGCATTCGCGGAATCCTTCGCCTCAGAGGCCGGCGAGTCAGGCGACCCGGCCGCCGCGCTCCCACAGCGGCTCCGGCACCCACAGCCGCTCCTCCAGTTCCGACTcggtcagcagcaccagcagcagcacgagTGGCAG TGATTCTAGCAGTAGTTCAAGTGATGACTCCCCGGCACGTTCAGTGcaatctgctgctgttcaagCACCCTCAGCACTTCCTTTATCCTCCCTTGACAAGGATGAACCACGTAAAAGCTTCGGCATCAAGGTCCAAAATCTTCCTGTTCGCTCCACAG ATACGAGCCTGAAGGATGGTTTGTTCCATGAATTTAAGAAACATGGAAAAGTCACATCTGTCCAAATCCACGGAGCTTCGGAGGAGCGCTATGGGCTCGTTTTTTTCCGTCAGCAAGAGGACCAAGAAAAAGCCCTCGGAGCATCAAAGGGGAAGCTTTTTTTTGGCATGCAAATTGAGGTCACAGCCTGGAATGGCCCCG AGACTGAAAGTGAGAATGAGTTTCGGCCCTTGGATGAGAGGATAGACGAGTTTCATCCAAAGGCCACGCGGACATTATTTATTGGAAACCTGGAGAAGTCCACCGCTTACCATGACCTGCTTAACATCTTTCAACGCTTTGGAGAAATAGTG AAGGTGAATGGAGCCCCACAGTATGCCTTTCTACAATACTGCGACATTGCCAGTGTCTGCAAAGCTATAAAGAAGATGGATGGAGAGTACCTGGGTAACAATAGATTAAAG CTGGGCTTTGGAAAGAGTATGCCAACAACGTGTGTTTGGTTGGATGGATTGGCTTCAAACACAACTGAGCAGTTTCTTACTCGTCATTTCTGCCGCTATGGACATGTTGTCAAG GTTGTATTTGACCGAATGAAAGGAATGGCACTTATCCTGTATAACAACATCGAATATGCACAAGCCGCTGTCAAAGACACAAAAGGATGGAAGATAGGGGGCAGTAAAATCAAG GTGGATTTTGCCAATCAGGAAAGTCAGATGGCATTTTATCGTTCAATGCAGGCATCTGGGCAGGACATCCGAGACTTATATGACCTGCTCTCTGAAAGAAG GGATGATCGGCGAACTCAATATGAGTTTCAAGCAGAAAGACAGTATTATGAAAATGTACGAACGCCAGGAACATATACGGAGGATCCACGTCGCAAATACCCTGCCAGAAGTCGGGAGTTCTACACCGAATGGGACCCATATCAGGCAGATTACTATGATCCACAATACTTTGAAGACCCCCGGGAATATCGAGAATACAGAGCTGACCCTTATGAGCAGGACATTCGCAAATACAGCTATTTGCAACGGGAACGCGAACGAGAGAGGGAGCGCTTTGAAACGGATCGTGGGCGTGATCACGGCCGGAGGACCATTGAGCGTAGCCAAAGCCCATCTCACGTTGCCGCTCGTCGTCCTGCCAGCCCGACTGCATCCCCTGCGCTCTCTGAGAGGATACCGAGTGATACAGATCGACGTATTTGTTGCCGATCTTCTGAAAGAAGTGGTAGCTGTAGTTCAATCTCCCCGCCCAGGTTTGAAAAACTTGAAAAGGTACGCACCGAAAGGTACAATAAGACGGAGAAACTTGAGAACGAGCGAGTCTTTGAAGTCGAACGACCGAATTTGGTTGAAAAGGAGAAGTGGGCTGGACGTAAAGATCGAGGGGACAAAGACAAAAGTGAGAAACAGAGGCTTAAGAAGCTAAAAGTGGCATCACCCATTATCCAAGCATGTGAGACggaacctgaacctgaacctgcTCTTGAAAAAGATGTTAGCCCCGAATCAGTCCTTCGAAGCAAAAGCACTAAAGTTCCGAGGGACGGCTTTAGTAAAGGAAGGTTAGATCTTCTGCCGTGTGTTGTGCAATTAACAcgtgtgaaagaaaaagaaggaaaattgATTGGACAATCTGTCCAAGAAAAACCAAACCTGAGGGGTGGGAGTGACAGTCCTAGATTGGCATCACCTCCAGTtgaccagaggagtcccccatTCTGCCCGGAACCATccaaaagtgatatttctaagcATGTTAAAGTGCCCAGAGACAAAAATATGCACAGTTTAGTGGAGGTTATTGACAAGGATGGTAAAATTAAATCCAAAAAACATGGGAAATCTGAAATGGGATTTGACAGTAGTATTTCTGTAGATATTGACCGTTTGGCAGCGAGGAAAAGGCGCTTTGAAGACTCTGGAAAAACTGCTAGACAGAAGAGAACGAGTGAGGAGGATGTTGTTAAACCTGGAATTCACAAACTATGGAACAATGCTAAAGAGACAGACTTGGATAAGAATCTTTCGATAAAAGGGATGCATAAAAAGGAGCACCACAAGGATAAATGTGTCCGGGTGGTTTCAGTTATCAGTCCTAAAGATGGACGGGACTGTGAAGTCCACTCTGTCGGCTTTTCTCTGGAGCAGCAGTCACGGCTAGGGGAGCTGCCTGAAGACCCTACCAATCAGTTGGACTCTCTCGACCTAAAAATGGATTTAGCAGGATCAAAGAGTGAAAATGGCTCCAATCTCACAAAGATGTTGGATGACGGCAGCTTTAATTTGGATAGATTAAGAGAACAGAAACCGGTTTTGTCTGAAAATGAACAGGGGAAATGTAGGGACTCAAATGACACGGATGAACATAATGTGCACATTGATCAGAACATTTGCACAAAACAAATTGAACCGAGTAGCTGGCTCCGACCCAAGCTTGACGATCCTGATAATTTAGTCAAGTTTGAAAACCCAGTGAGTATTGAGACTCATGACTTTGGAAAGGATTATATCATGCATGACGTTTCAAAATCAATTCAGGACATGGTCAATGACGACTTGTCTAAcagtaaaagaaagaaagttgaGAATTTGGGCTTTGAAATAGTCACCGTAAAAAGAGAGCGCAACTTTCCAAGTTCCCAAAAGTTGAACGATGACATTTACCAGAGTATAACACCCTCAATAGGAGATGGTCACTTTTGTGCcaatgaagaagatgaaactgCACAGATTTCTGTATCGGtcataaacaaagacaaaaaatcTCAAACAAAAGACGAGAAATGTTCACACACCGAGTCATTGACAAACAGTTTGGGACTGACACATTTTCAGTCTTCTGACACTGAGCTCCCAAAGCTTAAGACTACCTTGCTAGGCTGTGATGAGGAGTTGATGCACCGATGGGAAAGAAGGATAAAGTCTGATTCACTTCGAATGGATATGACTTTTCCCAGTGATATTGCAAAACGTGAAACCATCCGCAAACGCCTTGGCCAAGATTTGGAACCTGGGGAAGTGCAGTCTGATTCAGATGAGGacggagaaaacaaacacatctcTCCCAAATCCAGTAGTTCCTTGTCTTTTATCCTTGGGGAACGTGATGAGAGGATGACAGACCTGAAGCTTTCAGGCTCATTGGAAAAGAATAAGTTTTATTCTTTTGCATTAGATAAAACTATAACTCCTGATACCAAAGCACTCCTTGAAAGAGCAAAGACACTGTATTCCTCCAGGGAAGATAATTGGTCCTTTCTCCCCTCACGTTTTCCGACCTCCCACAGCGGTTCGGATAAGGACAAGGTAGAGCTAGCACCTCGGCCTATTCCTTCTTGgtatatgaaaaaaaagaagattcgtACTGACTCTGTTGAAAAGCTGCAAGATAAAAAGGAGGACCTTAAGCCACAGGACCAAGAACGACAAAATCTGTTTGCTTCTCGCTTCCTGCACAGCTCAATCTTTGAACAGGATACCCGCCGTTTGCAACATCTTGAACGTAAAGACCAAGCTTTAGAAACTCGAGTTAGTAATAAGCCTTTTGCTAAGCCAGGTGCTACTGAGGCACAGCCTGAATCTGGAGTAGGGGACATGCCACAAGAGCCCATAGTGCTTTTCCATAGTCGTTTTTTGGAGCTTCAACAACAAAAGGACAAAGACCATACCCCACCGGATTTTGAGAATGATTTGATAGTGGTAGAGATTAAAAGAGAAGAAGGGCAGAATAGTGATAACGTGCTGTCTGATAAGGAATCTGAGCCAGTACAGAAGGTTGAACATAAATCAGCTAGCCCCCCATTAACCATGTCAGCTTCCCCATTTGCTTTTGCCCCAAAAGAAAAGTCTTTAccagaaaagaaagaatgttTAACTCCACCCTCAGATCCACCTGTGTCATTTgtcaaagaagaaaaagtggaGCCAGTTTTTGAGCTATCGCCATCATATTCTTTTTCTCAGGAAGACTTTAAACCAGGTGCTCCTAAGCTAACCATAACCCTTCCAGAGAAGGAAATGGAAACAAAAGCGGAGTTAATTGAACCCAAAGCAAACATTGGAGATAGTTTGGCGGGGGTACACAATCCTCTTGTGGAAAATAAGTCTCACACTTTCAGTGCTTCCCTCAGTGGTTTATTGAGGGAGAGTGCAGAACTCACATACTCTGACTATCTAAAGATTGAGGAAAAAACTGAAATTAATAAGATGGAGCCTAAAATAGAAAATCAGGAATCAAAACACTCTGAGGAATCTCAGAAAATGGAGACAGATCGTGAGGCAACTATGCCAGAACTAGAAGCCGAAATAATACCATTACCAAATCGCAGACAACCCAAGAGTAAAAGGGCAAAACCACTGTCAGTATTACGTATTGCCCAACCGTCCCAAATTGTTGCCGCTGAAAAACCTGCAACACGAAAGAGTGAACGGATTGACAGAGAGAAACTCAAAAGGGCCTCATCTCCTCGGGCAGAAGCACCAAAAGCTTCTGTTGAGTGCAAAGCCACATCCAAGTCACCAATTCATGCATCAGATTCAGAGCAAAACCTTGAGTCTAATTTGATCCATGGTAGAACACGTCGCAGGAATGTAAGATCAGTCTATGCCACACTCCATGAAGATGACCCAGCTGGCAAAGAGGTGGTTGAGCCAGCACGCTCCATGCGCAAACGTGGTGCAGATAAAGAACCAATACAGCAGGATGTTCCAATTCCACATACCAACGCAAGGCGAGGACGCCCACCTAAAAGAGGTATCAAGCGAGGTGAAGATGCATCGCCAGTTAAGGGGGTTCAGAAAATGATTGAGGAAAGCACAGAGGTCAAAGAGACCACGACTAATGTAGAGGTTATGAAAGCCACTCTAAAGGTACAACAGACACAACTAATATATCCTGCTCCAGTAAACAAGAAAGGAGGTAGAATAGACAAACAGTCTAGGAGCCCTTCAGAGATGGCTGAACAAGATGATCCTTCAAGTCACGATGAGTCAGAACTTGATCCTAAAGCTGATTCGGAACTGTTTGTGAAGCTATCAGAAAAGGTGGAAAACCAAAGCTCACAATTGCACAAGAGGGAAAAAGACTTAACCGATTATGGTGGAAAGAAATCTACTGATGGGGATATTGAAAAATTAGACATCACCTCCTCTGAGAAGAGACAACAGCCTGAAAAGAATGTTAAAATGAAAACACCAAGGCTGAAAAGAAATACCAAGCAAGTCACTGACGATAAATCACTTAGCTTAAAAAATCTTGAGATCCGTGTAAGTGTTGATGATGTAAAAGGTTTACTACGTTCAGGGGATAATGAGCTTGAGTCATTTGAAGTTCCCACTATTACACAAACTAAAACAGTAGTCAAAGAGAACGAGGAAACAAATAGTATAGGCTTTCTAAAAGAATGTGAAGACCTTGACACAGAGGATCAGGAAGACAACCTATCAGAGCCTGAACTCCCTGCTAATCCGGCAACTCTCTTAGCACGACAGATGGAACTAGAGCAGGCAGTTGAAAATATTGCCAAATTTACAGTTGAACAACTTCCTCGACCATATAAGGCACCACCTTCAGAGCCACCTATCATATTGCCTCCAGTCATCGTAGAGCCAGAAGCTGAGGTTGAGGAGAAGCGACCTTATCCTGCAAGTGAAACTGAACTTGCAGCCGCTATCGATTCCATTACAGCTGAAGAAACATGTGCAGAGACAGAAGGTTTCACAGCTCCTCCTACTTACACTGGTCGTATCCCTACACCTGAATcattgtcctcttcctcttccaatGAAATTATGGATCCTGAAACACACATGGTGATCAACAATATTCTTGCTGCAGACTCAGATAATGGTACCATGACACCGACCCCAAAGGGGCTAATTGCGCAGACTAAGGCAGCTAAAAATGCCTCTCTACTTGAAACATCCAAGAAAACCAGTAGAGTTAGAGCCAAAACTCTGAAGAAGACAAGAAGTCGCAAAGGTGCAGTTAATAAGAAAGGCGATACTGCTGAAGAGGTTTCACAACCAGAGCCCTCCCCAGTTAAGTTACCAGAGTCAATCCCAAAAGATTCAGAAACCAAAAATTCAAAAGCAGCCACTGTTACAGCTGGGGCTACTGCAGTAGCTTCTGTGGTCACTGCCGTTGCAACTTGTAGACGTGATGTTACAAGTGCTATAACGGTAGACACGCCCAAAGAGGCAGAACAGCCTGAAGTTGAACAGCGTGTACCCAAAGaatctgcctttcattcaggcACAAGCAACATCTCAAGTAGTAAAAAGCAATCCCGAGCAGAGGAGCCATCTACCCCTACTCTTGCACCTGCCCGCACACAACCTGTATCTCACTTCAGTGTACCCCTGATGCGGCCTGCCAAAATTAAACTTTTGCCAGACTGGCCTCCTAGAACTGAAGATAGTAGAATCTATGTTGCTCCTTCGTGTCATGTTACAGTGGTAACTCCTTCCCCACCACAGTCAATTGCACGTGGAACGCCTTCAATAAATCCCCCAATGCCACCTGACACAAAAGCCTCAGATGTTGACCCTAGTTCTAGTACCTTACGAAAAATCCTAATGGAACCTAAATATGTTTCTGCACCAAACAGCAATTCTATACCTACCACTATGGTGACGTCTGTGCTGTCAGATCCTTCACGGATGTCGGAGAATGAAAATCCCTCTGACATAGTGGGTTCAAGACAGTTACACCCTGAAGAGAGACCACATTTACCACCCCTGCCCATACACCACAAACCATTTCCActgacagagtcacaacagaactgCGGAGAGAAGATCCAGCATACAGTTATTTCCCCGGTTACCTCAGTAATAAGTCGAATTCCAATGCCTTATGATACAGAGGAAACTCCAAGAATTTCTCTAAGCAACCGCAACACTGGCCTGTCTATCCCCAAGCAAAAATGTAGGTCGAACTCGAATGAGAATAATCGCTACCATGGCATGGATATTATAGAAGATACGACAAGAGGGCGCTCTGTTGTTGAGACGACTCCCTACAGTACAGGCACCAGTCCTGGCCTTAGGGTCAATACATCAGagggtgttgttgttttgagttaTTCCGGTCAGAAAACCGAAGGACCTCATAGGATGAGAGCCAAAATTAGTCAAATTCCTCAAGCGAGTGCTGGTGATATCGAATTTCAGCAATCTGTTGTCAAATCTACAATAAAACAAGACCCACTCATCACATCATCCCAGTCCGCTACCCCAAAAGTAACCCCAACTCCCACAGTTTATGGGCACACAGGGGTTCTCTTGACAAATACGTCTTATAACTCTCAACCTATCATATCCAGTATGAAGCAGGAGGTTATTGGGTGTGACAAATCTGAAGCCCCGTATCACACAACGTCTCAAGGTGGCGTTGTAAAGATGTACCAACAGCCAGTTAGTTCTCCTCAAGTCTTGATGTACAACCACGCTGtgatacagcagcagcatggcaatAGAGGACTGGGGTCTGAACCTCTACCCAAAAAGATGGACATTAATAAAGCTGTTCAGCAGTCTAACCTTAGCCCAGTCATGAGTCCACACCACCCATCACTGTCTGGAACCCGCATGAGCCCCAGCCCTACCATACCAACTGATCGTTCAGCTCTACACCTAAAGCAAGAACCCCATTCCCCACGAACAGCCGTTCACTCCCCTTCCCACTTCGTCAAAGCCTGTCCCCCAAGCAGTTCTCCTCGAGGCACTTCGGTCGTTCCAGGTCACGGCGTACCACCAATATCTACATATCATTCTGGAATGCATCACCCTCACTCGGAGCAATCCTCCGTCATAATTCAACCTCACAGTGTCACCCATGAAGCCAGAATGAACATCCCACCAATGTCTGGGATAAACTATGGAAGACGAGGTGACTCCCTGTCCTCTTCCCACCCAGGGCCTCCACAGCGCTCAAACACGCCCCAGCCTAACGTCATTCGAGATTTGGTACTGCAGTCCCATTCAAGTCCGCAGCGTTCCGTATCGGGTAGCGGTGGCAGCAGTGCAAGTGAAGAAGACGCCAGACATTTTAACCAAGCCCCGAGTAGAACTTCTGTACCCCAGCTCCAATCAGATGTAAGGATGATTCACAGTGATCACAGAGGGCTCCACCCCAGCATACGCATGGACCAGTACAGAGACATGCACCAACGCATCCTCATGCACCAGCAACTGGGAGAACAGGCCACTGTCGAGGCAAGACAGTCACGCACCTCAGAGACTGGAACGTCTTCAAGCAACATCTCTGGCCCTTCAAAGAGTCCTATCGTGGGAAAGACCATTGACCTTTCTGCAAAAGAATCTATCAAACCACCAGAAGGAAAGCTGATACATCCACCCTCCAACGAAAGTAGAATCAGGGGAGTCCATGCATCTTCTCCCGTCCTGGTGTCTCCTCACCCACTTGGGGTTCAGCTGATACATCCAGTGGGTGCTGGCTCTTTTCCTGTATGTCGGGACATGCGGGGCTTTCCATCCCAGTTTCCAGGGCATCAATCATCGGGACACAACCTGGCTAACCAAGGCATGACATCTTCACAG GTCTCTCCGGAGCCTGAACTGGGTCACAGAGGTAAAATGTCTCAGTCACATGTGGGAGGAAGTGGTTCCAAACCTGAGAGTTCCCATCTCCGCCATTCTACCTCTACGGAACTCTCGCACATTTCCAGAATATCCCGGGATACAGTCTCCCCCTCGTACCAGTCTCCAATGTCGTCCCCTATGAGTCTTACTCATAAACCAGATCTATCTCTACAGAAAGGCCCTACAGCCTTCTTGCCATCACCTATGCCAGCATTACCCCCATCAAGTTCGCTGCACTCACGACATGATGCTAAGTTGGAACATTCGGGACATCGTTCCGTTAACATGGTTCAACTTTTAACG aAATATCCTATTGTATGGCAAGGCCTGTTGGCACTGAAGAACGACCAGGCTGCCGTCCAGTTGCACTTTGTTTCTGGCAATACCATCCTGGCCCAGCGCTCCCTGCCGCCCACAGAGGGAGGTCCGCTCCTACGTATTGTCCAGAGGATGAGGCTTGAGGCTTCCCAGTTGGACAGTGTGGCACGCAGGATGACT GTGGAGAATGACTACTGTTTGCTACTGGCTCTACCCTGTGGTAGAGACCAAGAAGATGTCCTTGGTCAAACCCAGGCTTTGAAAAGTGGCTTCATCACCTACCTCCAAGCCAAACAGGCAGCCGGCATTATTAATGTGCCCAACCCTGGCTCTAATCAG CCAGCTTATGTGGTACAGATTTTCCCACCGTGTGAATTCTCGGAGAGCCACCTCTCGCGCCTAGCCCCGGACCTTCTCAACAGCATCTCGAGCATTTCCCCTCACCTCATGATTGTCATCGCCTCCGTTTAA